The following proteins come from a genomic window of Halanaerobiales bacterium:
- the mnmA gene encoding tRNA 2-thiouridine(34) synthase MnmA, which translates to MKKVLVAMSGGVDSSVTAALLKEKGYEIIGGTMKIFPDYEQQNYDERSCCSLSDIHDAKSVASKLDIPHYTFNLKDIFQKKVIDNFVEEYSKARTPNPCIVCNKEIKFKALLKKALEIGADFIATGHYAKIQHNRDERNLLFKAEDKNKDQSYMLYGFTQYQLEHTLMPLGQYNKDKVRSIANELGFEVHNKEDSQEICFVPDNNYVRFLEDNYFNLGKAGPILDTDGNKLGEHEGLYKYTIGQRRGLGISLNHPVYVVGFDKENNALIVGKNEEVFSKGLWAENLNWISIQNLETDMNVEAQIRYNSFPVKAKIYPNKEDEMIKVVFEEKQRAITPGQSVVFYQDDLVVGGGVINSSFK; encoded by the coding sequence ATGAAAAAAGTGTTAGTTGCAATGAGTGGTGGAGTTGATAGTTCTGTCACAGCAGCTTTATTAAAAGAAAAGGGTTATGAAATAATTGGAGGAACAATGAAAATATTTCCTGATTATGAGCAACAAAATTATGATGAAAGAAGTTGTTGTTCATTATCTGATATTCATGATGCTAAAAGTGTTGCAAGCAAATTAGATATTCCTCATTATACATTTAACTTAAAAGATATTTTTCAAAAAAAGGTAATTGATAACTTTGTAGAAGAATATAGTAAGGCCAGAACTCCTAATCCTTGTATAGTTTGTAATAAAGAAATTAAGTTTAAAGCCCTTTTAAAAAAAGCTTTAGAAATCGGAGCTGATTTTATCGCTACAGGTCATTATGCAAAAATTCAGCATAATAGAGATGAAAGAAATTTACTTTTTAAAGCAGAGGATAAAAATAAAGATCAAAGTTATATGTTATATGGTTTTACTCAATACCAACTTGAACACACTCTTATGCCTTTAGGTCAATATAATAAAGATAAAGTAAGATCTATTGCTAATGAGCTTGGTTTTGAAGTTCATAATAAAGAAGATAGCCAGGAAATTTGTTTTGTTCCTGATAATAATTATGTAAGGTTTTTGGAGGATAATTATTTTAATTTAGGAAAAGCTGGTCCAATTTTGGATACAGATGGAAATAAACTTGGAGAACATGAAGGTCTATATAAATATACTATTGGTCAAAGAAGAGGTTTAGGAATTTCTTTGAATCACCCGGTTTATGTTGTTGGTTTTGACAAAGAGAATAATGCCTTAATTGTAGGTAAGAATGAAGAAGTTTTTAGTAAAGGTTTATGGGCTGAAAACCTTAATTGGATTTCTATCCAAAATTTAGAAACGGATATGAATGTAGAAGCTCAAATTCGATATAACTCATTTCCAGTTAAGGCTAAAATTTATCCTAATAAAGAAGATGAAATGATAAAAGTTGTATTTGAAGAAAAGCAAAGAGCAATTACCCCTGGTCAATCTGTTGTTTTTTATCAGGATGATCTCGTAGTTGGTGGAGGAGTTATCAATAGTAGTTTTAAATAA